Proteins from a genomic interval of Sphingobacterium lactis:
- a CDS encoding DinB family protein has protein sequence MATSLIITLKTLFERDLNKLKVEIESYQDERTIWRVEKGIANSAGNLCLHLLGNLNTYIGAEIGKSGYIRNRPLEFSLKNIPVSELLREIKKTKEIVISSLENLTDKDLEKEYPIEVFDRKTTVSFFLIHLATHLNYHLGQINYHRRLVTMS, from the coding sequence ATGGCAACATCCTTGATTATAACGTTGAAAACACTATTTGAGCGAGATCTTAACAAGCTCAAAGTTGAAATAGAGTCTTACCAAGATGAGCGAACGATTTGGCGTGTTGAAAAAGGAATAGCAAACTCTGCTGGAAACTTATGTTTACATCTTTTAGGCAACCTGAACACCTATATTGGGGCTGAAATTGGAAAGTCGGGATATATCCGAAACCGTCCATTGGAGTTTTCATTAAAAAATATCCCTGTTTCTGAACTGCTCCGCGAAATCAAAAAGACTAAAGAAATTGTGATAAGTTCTCTTGAGAATTTAACCGATAAAGACTTAGAGAAAGAATATCCGATCGAAGTATTTGACCGAAAGACAACTGTTTCATTTTTTTTGATTCATTTGGCAACTCACCTTAATTATCATTTAGGACAGATCAACTATCACAGAAGATTGGTCACGATGTCATAA
- the rpsU gene encoding 30S ribosomal protein S21, protein MIIVNVKEGESLDRALKRFKKKFEKTGVLRELRSRQAYEKKSVARRIQVKKAIYKQSLNQDNG, encoded by the coding sequence ATGATTATTGTAAATGTAAAAGAAGGAGAATCTTTAGATAGAGCATTAAAACGTTTCAAGAAGAAATTCGAGAAGACTGGCGTTTTAAGAGAATTACGTTCACGTCAAGCTTACGAGAAAAAATCCGTTGCTCGTCGTATCCAAGTTAAGAAAGCGATTTATAAACAATCTTTAAATCAAGATAACGGATAA
- a CDS encoding NAD(P)H-dependent glycerol-3-phosphate dehydrogenase: protein MIEVSVVGGGSWATAIVKILTENENPTHWYLRRKDQVKEIREKGINPDYLAQTKLDTRFVHPSSDLQEVVSKSQIIIFAVPSAALPLVAAELDATALADKIVLSAVKGTVGEGLGSAAAYLKKFFQIPNSRMACIAGPCHAEEIAADKTTYLTLSSTNDKLADMLWPIFRRPYVHVRTNSDPTGVGYAAIYKNVLGIASGMADGLGYGDNFLAVLVSNAMKEMDKLLNSMAGEETSMLNSTYTGDLLVTGYSDKSRNRQFGRLIAQGDSADQAIERLGMVAEGHRAAAGLYAYAQANELHLPILSTVYHILYTNRSVDAEFKTLEENLI, encoded by the coding sequence TTGATTGAAGTAAGTGTAGTTGGTGGTGGAAGTTGGGCTACTGCTATTGTAAAGATATTAACTGAAAATGAGAACCCAACACATTGGTACCTGAGACGAAAAGACCAGGTCAAGGAAATACGCGAAAAGGGCATCAACCCTGATTATCTCGCACAAACCAAATTGGACACACGATTCGTCCATCCGAGCAGCGACCTACAAGAGGTCGTGTCAAAATCCCAGATCATCATATTTGCCGTTCCCAGTGCTGCGCTTCCCCTTGTGGCAGCCGAATTAGATGCGACTGCCTTAGCGGATAAAATCGTCCTTTCCGCAGTGAAAGGGACAGTTGGCGAAGGTTTGGGGAGTGCGGCTGCTTATCTGAAAAAATTCTTTCAGATACCAAATTCTCGAATGGCCTGCATCGCAGGGCCCTGCCATGCGGAAGAGATTGCAGCAGATAAGACAACTTACCTTACCCTATCCAGCACCAATGATAAATTGGCAGACATGCTTTGGCCAATTTTTCGCCGCCCCTATGTCCACGTACGCACGAACAGTGACCCAACAGGAGTCGGGTATGCTGCAATTTACAAGAATGTATTGGGCATAGCCAGTGGTATGGCGGATGGCCTGGGATATGGTGATAATTTCCTGGCGGTATTGGTCAGCAATGCGATGAAGGAAATGGATAAGCTCTTGAACAGTATGGCTGGAGAAGAAACATCCATGTTGAATTCAACCTACACCGGCGACCTATTGGTGACGGGCTATTCGGATAAAAGCCGGAACCGCCAGTTCGGGAGGTTAATTGCCCAAGGTGATTCTGCCGATCAAGCTATTGAAAGACTGGGCATGGTGGCCGAGGGGCATCGAGCTGCGGCAGGATTGTATGCCTATGCGCAGGCAAATGAACTGCATCTGCCTATCCTGTCCACAGTCTATCACATACTATATACGAATCGCTCAGTGGATGCTGAGTTTAAAACTTTAGAGGAAAATTTAATATGA
- a CDS encoding HAD family hydrolase yields the protein MQKVKNIILDYGNVIFMIDFPRVRQAFMDLGIKNVDDFFAHHGQDSLFDAFDRGEITVAEFRDGVRAKAERPDLTDQQIDDAWNSLLLGVPEGKHEILEELKKNYRTFLCSNNNELHYAYCMNSLQEQYGIPDNEQFFERTYYSHLEGLRKPDTTIFERLLQENGLIAEETLFIDDSPQHLEGAAKLGIQTALCTKERPLEVLVKELNLI from the coding sequence ATGCAAAAAGTTAAAAATATAATTCTTGATTATGGGAATGTAATTTTTATGATTGACTTTCCTCGGGTTCGTCAGGCGTTTATGGATTTGGGTATCAAGAACGTAGATGATTTTTTCGCACATCACGGTCAGGATAGCCTTTTTGATGCGTTTGATAGGGGGGAGATCACCGTTGCTGAATTTCGCGATGGGGTCCGTGCGAAAGCGGAAAGACCCGACCTGACCGATCAGCAGATCGATGACGCTTGGAATTCCCTTTTGCTGGGTGTTCCGGAAGGGAAACATGAAATTTTGGAGGAATTAAAGAAGAACTATCGGACTTTCCTCTGCAGCAATAACAACGAACTGCACTATGCCTATTGCATGAACAGTTTACAGGAGCAGTACGGTATTCCGGATAATGAGCAATTCTTTGAGCGCACCTATTATTCCCACCTCGAGGGTCTACGGAAACCGGATACAACTATTTTTGAGCGTTTGCTTCAGGAAAATGGACTCATTGCGGAGGAAACGCTGTTTATCGATGATAGCCCCCAACATTTGGAAGGCGCTGCAAAACTGGGGATCCAGACTGCATTATGTACGAAAGAGCGCCCGTTGGAGGTCCTGGTGAAGGAGCTGAATTTAATCTAA
- a CDS encoding TIGR03915 family putative DNA repair protein — protein sequence MYYLFDGSFHGYLCCVFESFERKEFDAEPITSAMQRPSIFYSSREIATDNQKADRILQALEKKIGKKDIALFYHNFLADDAAAWLNGFQLLVALFQQQNVEVRNYGDPKVLLMHQTIKKVSRERHRMKAFVRFVKSADQIYTALVDPDFNVLPLVTRFFKDRFADQSWLIYDLRRNYGFFYDRKSVIEVTNAIEGDVQDPYAFEVDLDPRELEFQHLWQTYFKSTNIEARKNIKLHLRHVPKRYWKYLVEKRSASV from the coding sequence ATGTATTACCTATTTGATGGCAGCTTTCATGGCTATTTATGCTGTGTGTTTGAATCCTTTGAACGAAAAGAATTTGATGCGGAACCCATTACGTCGGCTATGCAGCGGCCCAGTATCTTCTATTCGAGCAGGGAAATTGCCACGGACAACCAGAAGGCCGATCGCATCCTGCAGGCGCTGGAAAAGAAAATTGGTAAAAAGGATATTGCGTTGTTCTACCACAATTTCCTCGCAGATGATGCCGCAGCTTGGCTGAATGGTTTCCAGCTCTTGGTTGCACTATTCCAACAGCAAAATGTGGAAGTTCGGAATTATGGGGATCCAAAAGTCCTGCTGATGCACCAAACCATTAAGAAGGTCAGTCGGGAAAGACACCGCATGAAGGCTTTCGTGCGATTCGTGAAATCAGCAGATCAGATCTATACCGCATTAGTTGACCCAGATTTCAATGTGCTCCCTTTGGTCACGCGGTTCTTTAAGGATCGATTTGCCGATCAATCCTGGCTGATCTATGACCTGCGCAGGAATTATGGATTTTTCTACGATCGGAAATCGGTTATTGAGGTCACCAATGCTATCGAAGGCGATGTGCAGGATCCCTATGCCTTTGAGGTAGACTTGGACCCTCGGGAATTGGAATTCCAGCACCTGTGGCAAACCTATTTTAAGAGTACAAATATCGAAGCACGAAAGAACATTAAGCTCCATCTGCGGCATGTGCCGAAAAGATATTGGAAATACCTGGTGGAGAAAAGGAGCGCATCTGTCTAG
- a CDS encoding GNAT family N-acetyltransferase, whose protein sequence is MMMRINNSTKADIKEIFRLYKIATDFQKTRFTVHWPEFELELVENEINEKRQWKLEIDGRIACVWATTFDDPQIWEERNSDPSVYIHRIATNPDFRGQNLVAEIVNWAKDYAANNGKRFIRMDTVGDNTKLIAYYGKCGFEYLGQLKLRNSEGLPAHYDNATVSLFEIRLK, encoded by the coding sequence ATGATGATGCGGATAAATAATAGTACAAAAGCTGATATTAAGGAGATTTTCAGGCTTTATAAGATAGCAACAGACTTTCAAAAAACCAGGTTTACGGTCCACTGGCCGGAGTTCGAGCTTGAGTTGGTGGAAAACGAAATCAACGAGAAACGACAATGGAAACTGGAGATTGATGGCAGGATTGCTTGTGTATGGGCGACGACGTTCGATGATCCGCAGATATGGGAAGAACGGAATTCAGATCCTTCCGTTTACATTCACCGGATAGCGACGAATCCTGATTTCAGAGGACAAAATCTAGTGGCTGAAATTGTAAATTGGGCCAAGGACTATGCAGCTAATAACGGCAAGAGGTTTATAAGAATGGATACCGTGGGAGATAATACAAAATTGATTGCTTATTATGGAAAATGCGGATTCGAATATCTTGGACAGCTGAAGCTCAGAAATTCAGAAGGTCTTCCAGCACACTATGATAATGCAACCGTCAGTTTGTTTGAAATAAGATTGAAATGA
- a CDS encoding tetratricopeptide repeat protein, which translates to MIMKQRNGNIYLKPVLTGVLSVLLAAGYAQEDKKQQENGESTVEGVDTRPRVMDSIEIVRDYRPMLADAVKIRRSPDMNINRESLENELRLIAAGMYFQQNKYREPYHSPLNQKYPNASRDNIDNNRIGILAYRGKEYERAASILSKVKPNDAFYQSSILGLGHIALESGDKVKAREAFYKASQMDHDPDLKADGLYNYAKILNELDSAQAALQPLKEYISMKYPDLSPETDKSETTESRMAQILKGTSNFQSAVYLLESFTNRDEKAERILQKITYFRGLEFYNERAFENSISMFMRSEKFPYDKEMAALATYWKAEAMYEVRKYGEAVDNFSRFLRLPEARTTSVYNYANYALAYAAFRINRYSVAADYFERYLAAEGSSLDKNVRYDVIARLGDSYLSMRNYGRASDYYDQLINSKAPNQDYALFQRGILQGLQGDNAAKLNTLRSVVEKFPQSNYADDVAFEIPYIAFTEGDYDVAIAGLQKMIKQYPRSSYVPRALMTIGLVQYNKNDSEAAMATFQKVVKDYSKTGEAAQALLSIENIYLDQGDATSYIQYATNSSVTNLSEGEQDNLAFQASRRLFDRKQYGPAVEAINAYFDKFPKPRQEKHARYIRGVSLYHTGHPEEALHDLNIILNDWTSQYTENTLLTVAALYLSLKEYNEAIVHLKKLELNSDYKDNYGYAVKNLIICYYEIGDYEQMNRYIKILKNYAGATDEEIATAHMYAAKAYEKQGDKASATKELNLAALKSKSAASAEARYMVALQQYKNKQYDQAEKSAFDVIENMDANDYWVAKSFILLADTYARKGNTVQAKSTLESIIENYEGDDDVLTEAKDRLQKLKKAK; encoded by the coding sequence ATGATAATGAAACAAAGGAACGGCAATATTTACCTGAAACCAGTGCTGACTGGTGTTCTTTCCGTTTTGCTTGCGGCAGGTTATGCGCAAGAAGATAAAAAACAACAAGAGAATGGAGAATCCACAGTGGAGGGCGTAGACACACGGCCCCGCGTTATGGATTCCATAGAGATTGTTCGGGATTACCGTCCGATGCTGGCCGATGCGGTCAAGATCCGCCGGAGTCCGGATATGAATATCAATCGGGAGTCGCTCGAGAATGAGTTGCGCTTGATTGCGGCAGGTATGTATTTCCAGCAGAATAAATACCGTGAACCATATCACAGCCCATTGAACCAGAAGTATCCCAACGCTTCACGCGATAATATCGACAACAACCGGATCGGTATCCTGGCGTATCGAGGTAAGGAGTATGAAAGAGCAGCTTCCATTCTGAGCAAGGTAAAACCGAACGATGCTTTTTATCAGAGTTCGATTCTCGGTCTAGGGCATATCGCGCTAGAATCGGGGGATAAGGTGAAGGCTCGGGAAGCTTTTTACAAGGCCTCTCAAATGGACCACGACCCGGATCTGAAGGCCGACGGTCTGTACAATTATGCGAAAATTCTGAATGAATTGGACTCCGCACAGGCTGCCCTGCAACCGCTGAAAGAATATATTTCCATGAAATATCCGGACCTTAGCCCGGAGACGGACAAATCGGAGACCACGGAGTCGCGCATGGCGCAGATCCTGAAGGGAACAAGCAATTTCCAGTCAGCTGTATACCTGTTGGAATCTTTCACGAACAGGGATGAAAAAGCGGAACGGATCTTACAGAAAATTACGTATTTCCGCGGATTGGAATTTTATAATGAACGTGCTTTCGAGAACAGTATTTCCATGTTCATGCGTTCGGAGAAATTCCCGTACGATAAGGAAATGGCCGCTCTGGCGACCTATTGGAAAGCGGAGGCCATGTATGAGGTGCGCAAGTATGGCGAGGCCGTGGATAACTTCTCGCGTTTCCTTCGTCTACCTGAAGCACGCACAACGAGTGTGTACAATTATGCGAATTATGCCCTGGCGTATGCGGCTTTCCGTATCAACAGGTATAGCGTAGCGGCGGACTATTTTGAGCGCTATCTGGCAGCTGAGGGGAGTTCCTTGGATAAAAATGTACGCTATGATGTCATCGCACGTTTGGGCGACTCGTACCTATCCATGCGCAATTACGGGCGTGCCAGCGATTACTACGATCAGTTGATCAACAGCAAAGCGCCTAACCAAGATTATGCCCTGTTCCAGCGCGGTATCCTCCAAGGACTGCAGGGTGATAATGCTGCGAAGCTCAATACGCTGCGGTCGGTGGTCGAGAAATTTCCACAATCAAATTATGCGGATGATGTTGCATTCGAGATTCCCTACATCGCATTTACCGAAGGGGATTACGATGTTGCGATTGCCGGATTACAGAAGATGATCAAACAGTACCCGCGCAGTAGTTACGTGCCTCGGGCATTGATGACCATCGGTCTGGTACAGTACAATAAAAATGATTCAGAAGCAGCTATGGCCACCTTCCAGAAAGTAGTGAAGGATTACTCCAAAACTGGGGAAGCAGCGCAAGCATTGCTATCCATAGAAAATATTTACCTGGATCAGGGTGATGCGACAAGTTATATCCAATATGCGACCAATTCAAGTGTGACCAACCTGAGTGAAGGGGAGCAGGATAACCTGGCCTTTCAGGCCAGCCGTCGGTTGTTCGACCGAAAACAATACGGACCGGCAGTGGAAGCTATCAATGCCTACTTTGATAAATTCCCGAAACCGAGACAGGAGAAACATGCCCGTTATATCCGCGGCGTAAGCTTATACCACACTGGACATCCGGAAGAAGCGCTGCACGACCTGAATATCATTCTGAACGACTGGACAAGCCAGTATACCGAGAATACCTTATTGACGGTGGCTGCGCTTTACCTGAGCCTGAAGGAATACAATGAGGCAATCGTGCACTTAAAGAAATTGGAGCTTAACTCCGATTACAAGGATAACTACGGCTATGCCGTGAAGAATCTGATCATCTGCTATTACGAGATCGGTGATTACGAGCAGATGAACAGATACATAAAAATTCTCAAGAATTATGCGGGAGCAACGGATGAGGAAATTGCAACCGCCCACATGTATGCTGCGAAGGCCTACGAAAAGCAGGGTGATAAAGCCTCAGCAACGAAAGAGCTGAACCTTGCCGCGCTGAAGAGCAAGTCCGCAGCCAGTGCCGAGGCGCGCTATATGGTTGCCCTGCAGCAATACAAAAATAAACAGTACGATCAGGCCGAGAAGTCCGCTTTTGATGTGATCGAAAATATGGATGCCAACGATTATTGGGTTGCCAAGAGTTTTATCCTGTTGGCAGATACCTATGCCCGCAAAGGAAATACCGTGCAGGCAAAAAGTACCCTGGAGAGTATCATCGAGAATTATGAAGGCGATGATGATGTACTGACAGAAGCTAAAGATCGTCTGCAGAAACTGAAGAAGGCAAAGTAA
- a CDS encoding mechanosensitive ion channel family protein: MQVEQLENVEGKIEKFVDSAIAYAPILISSIISAGLILVLGLWLIRMVRKLVDRIFVKRDIDPSIRTFLGNLINWILKVMLFIVVVSQLGVQTSTFIAVIGAAGLAIGMSLQGSLSNFAGGVLILLFKPFRVGDYISSSTGVDGTVKVIDIFNTKLVTPQNQLVVIPNGELSNSNITNYTELGTRRTWFDIGVAYDADLRQAKEILLDCVQKNEYAFKDPAPDVVVTSLGDSAINLSVRVTTNNEHFWTMQEQLIISCKEALDAAGIEIPFPQTDIHIKRN; encoded by the coding sequence ATGCAAGTAGAACAATTGGAAAACGTAGAAGGAAAAATAGAGAAATTCGTGGATAGCGCTATTGCGTATGCCCCGATTTTGATCAGCTCCATTATCTCGGCAGGACTGATCCTTGTCCTGGGGCTCTGGCTGATCCGCATGGTGCGGAAGTTGGTGGACCGGATTTTCGTGAAAAGGGATATCGACCCGAGTATCAGGACTTTCTTGGGGAATTTGATCAACTGGATTTTGAAGGTCATGCTCTTTATTGTTGTTGTCAGTCAACTGGGTGTGCAGACTTCGACATTTATCGCTGTAATCGGTGCTGCAGGTTTGGCAATCGGTATGTCCCTGCAGGGGTCGCTATCGAATTTTGCAGGTGGGGTATTGATCCTGTTGTTCAAGCCTTTTCGAGTGGGCGACTATATTTCGTCGTCGACGGGGGTGGATGGAACGGTTAAGGTAATTGATATTTTCAATACCAAATTGGTGACGCCACAGAATCAGCTGGTCGTCATTCCCAATGGGGAATTATCCAACAGCAACATTACAAACTACACGGAATTGGGGACACGAAGAACCTGGTTCGATATCGGTGTAGCCTATGATGCGGACCTCCGCCAAGCGAAGGAAATTCTGTTGGACTGTGTCCAGAAGAATGAATATGCCTTTAAAGATCCGGCTCCGGATGTGGTGGTGACAAGCCTTGGCGACAGCGCCATCAACCTTTCCGTACGTGTGACCACCAACAATGAACATTTCTGGACCATGCAGGAGCAACTGATCATCAGTTGTAAGGAAGCGTTGGATGCGGCGGGCATCGAAATACCTTTCCCACAAACGGATATTCACATCAAGCGTAACTAA
- the ggpS gene encoding glucosylglycerol-phosphate synthase, protein MMLLATDLDGTFLGGKMEDRLRLYQLIKENKHIQLVFVTGRGIESVIPLLNDPTIPRPDYVIADVGGTVSDGHSLAAIDAIQHEIEDNWPSVYELQEAYANIPGLVYQRVPQQRRCSYFYDASTDLAQVRQIAAEKGCDVITSLDKYLDILPKGVNKGSTLKKLVAHLDVPTDRVLVAGDTLNDLSLFETGFEGVAVGEAEGALLEATAALPNVYHAKQAGAGGILESMERHERFSDYVQSTIAPPLALNASDERQLIMVYHRLPYERKMVDGKLQQVPPQSPNGIIPSLLGLFEQGRPGVWIGEEVAMEDGPAEERQQVDPARYPNLDVSAISLSQKDIDQFYRVFSKEAFWPTIFSFVDKAKFNHKDWKHYLKINQLFAERIAREADPEALVWIHEYNLWMVPSFLRMLRPDLKIGFFHHTAFPAADIFNTIPWRREIIGSLLMCDFISFHIPRYVENFIDVLRSHTPFKKLKTVNVSNQFLTYSMALGVEHMTKVISVEGRQIRLGAQPVGVNFELIDRLLKKDSVAKRIENFKAAAGDGKKRIVSIERMDYVKGPLEKVLAFGEFLKEHPEFQGKVELINVCTPPSKGMRIYDKIRDQVNQAVGEINGKYATLDWTPIQYFFQALPFEEVLVQYALADVAWITPLRDGLNLVSKEFVATQGILNQAGVLVLSEFAGASVELPYCVPTNPYDRRSMTESLYQALVMEEEEASIRIKRSFQQIKHYDIHYWGQDFVEELEHSNQTIEQ, encoded by the coding sequence ATGATGCTATTAGCTACAGATTTAGATGGAACATTCCTGGGGGGCAAGATGGAGGATCGGTTACGGCTCTATCAGCTCATCAAGGAAAATAAACATATACAATTGGTTTTTGTTACCGGTAGGGGGATTGAATCCGTCATTCCATTGTTGAATGACCCAACCATACCTCGGCCAGACTATGTCATCGCAGATGTTGGGGGGACCGTCAGTGATGGTCATTCCTTAGCGGCTATCGATGCCATCCAGCACGAAATAGAGGACAATTGGCCTTCTGTGTACGAATTGCAGGAAGCCTATGCGAATATTCCCGGACTGGTTTATCAGCGCGTGCCACAACAGCGCCGTTGTTCTTACTTTTACGATGCCAGTACCGATTTGGCGCAGGTACGTCAGATTGCAGCGGAAAAAGGTTGTGACGTGATTACATCCTTGGATAAATATCTGGATATCCTACCGAAAGGGGTGAACAAGGGAAGTACCCTGAAAAAATTGGTCGCTCATTTGGATGTTCCCACAGATCGCGTGCTCGTTGCTGGCGATACGCTCAATGATCTTTCCCTATTCGAAACCGGATTTGAGGGTGTGGCCGTCGGGGAAGCTGAAGGAGCCCTTTTGGAGGCTACGGCAGCTCTTCCCAACGTTTACCACGCAAAGCAGGCCGGTGCCGGCGGGATTTTAGAAAGTATGGAACGGCATGAACGCTTCAGCGATTATGTGCAAAGTACTATAGCCCCGCCTCTTGCGCTCAATGCATCGGACGAGCGCCAATTGATTATGGTTTACCACCGCTTGCCGTATGAGCGCAAAATGGTGGACGGAAAGTTACAGCAGGTACCGCCTCAGAGTCCCAATGGGATAATCCCGTCGTTGCTTGGCTTATTCGAACAGGGACGACCTGGCGTGTGGATAGGGGAAGAGGTTGCGATGGAAGACGGGCCGGCAGAGGAACGGCAACAGGTGGATCCCGCACGTTATCCCAACCTGGATGTATCTGCGATCTCGCTATCCCAAAAGGATATCGACCAATTCTACCGCGTATTTTCCAAGGAGGCATTCTGGCCAACGATATTCTCCTTTGTGGACAAGGCCAAATTCAACCATAAGGACTGGAAGCATTACCTCAAAATAAATCAGTTATTTGCGGAACGCATCGCCCGGGAGGCAGATCCCGAAGCGCTGGTCTGGATCCATGAATATAACCTCTGGATGGTGCCTTCCTTCCTCAGGATGCTGCGCCCAGATCTGAAGATCGGGTTCTTTCACCATACAGCATTTCCGGCCGCTGATATCTTCAATACCATTCCTTGGCGACGAGAAATTATCGGTAGCCTATTGATGTGCGATTTTATCAGTTTCCATATCCCTAGGTATGTCGAGAATTTCATCGATGTCCTTCGCAGCCATACACCGTTCAAGAAACTCAAAACGGTAAATGTATCCAATCAGTTTCTGACCTACAGCATGGCATTGGGTGTGGAGCATATGACCAAGGTCATCTCGGTTGAGGGGCGTCAGATTCGCTTGGGCGCCCAACCCGTGGGGGTAAATTTTGAATTGATCGATCGCTTGCTCAAAAAAGATTCGGTAGCCAAGCGCATAGAAAATTTCAAGGCGGCTGCTGGTGATGGTAAAAAGCGCATCGTGTCCATTGAACGGATGGATTATGTGAAGGGACCGCTGGAAAAGGTACTCGCATTCGGCGAGTTTCTGAAAGAGCACCCTGAATTTCAGGGCAAAGTCGAACTGATCAATGTCTGTACACCACCATCCAAGGGCATGCGGATTTACGATAAGATACGCGACCAGGTGAATCAAGCGGTTGGTGAAATAAATGGAAAATATGCTACGCTGGATTGGACGCCCATACAGTACTTCTTTCAGGCCCTTCCTTTTGAGGAGGTCCTGGTTCAATATGCGCTGGCGGATGTGGCTTGGATTACACCACTCCGCGATGGTTTGAACCTCGTATCAAAGGAGTTTGTGGCCACGCAGGGCATCCTGAATCAAGCTGGTGTTCTTGTCCTCTCTGAATTTGCTGGCGCATCTGTAGAACTGCCATACTGTGTCCCGACAAATCCCTATGACCGACGGAGCATGACCGAATCGCTCTACCAGGCTTTGGTCATGGAAGAGGAGGAAGCAAGTATCCGTATCAAAAGGTCCTTTCAGCAGATCAAGCACTATGATATTCATTATTGGGGGCAGGATTTTGTCGAAGAACTAGAACATAGCAATCAAACTATCGAACAATAA
- a CDS encoding MBL fold metallo-hydrolase, with product MTEIYHLNCVKIVSPYADNVCGHCLLLKQNDRMALIDTGIGVLDSQQPEERIGHELIKITGYRFDENQTAVRQIEGLGLNSEQITDCIISHLDNDHIGGLPDFPHVTVHVGKEEYENYMSGNPRYLKIPLQHNPTIKTYGKSDKLWFGFEAREVITALDTEILLIPLPGHTLGHCGVAIKNGDGWLFYVADAYYLREELSNIDHPVHELAEMRADDNKMRIDTLEKIRELMQAHPEIEIFGYHDIREFERFKVTESNNIKR from the coding sequence ATGACAGAAATTTATCACTTAAACTGCGTCAAGATCGTCTCTCCGTATGCTGACAATGTTTGCGGACATTGTCTGCTTTTGAAGCAAAATGATCGGATGGCACTGATCGATACCGGCATCGGTGTTCTTGATAGCCAGCAGCCCGAGGAAAGGATAGGGCACGAACTTATTAAAATAACAGGATATCGATTTGATGAAAATCAAACCGCTGTTAGGCAAATTGAAGGTCTTGGATTAAACTCCGAACAGATAACCGATTGCATCATTTCTCATCTGGACAACGATCATATCGGTGGACTTCCCGATTTCCCCCATGTAACGGTGCATGTCGGCAAAGAGGAATATGAAAATTATATGTCAGGCAATCCGAGATACCTAAAAATTCCGTTGCAACATAATCCGACCATTAAAACTTATGGGAAATCAGATAAGCTGTGGTTCGGTTTCGAAGCCAGAGAAGTAATTACTGCATTGGACACAGAAATATTGTTGATACCGCTTCCCGGACATACATTGGGCCATTGCGGGGTTGCTATAAAAAACGGTGACGGATGGCTATTTTATGTAGCAGATGCTTATTATCTACGGGAGGAATTGTCTAATATTGATCATCCAGTTCATGAACTGGCGGAGATGAGGGCAGACGATAATAAGATGCGCATCGATACCCTGGAGAAAATCCGTGAGCTGATGCAAGCCCATCCGGAAATCGAAATTTTCGGATACCATGACATTAGAGAATTCGAACGATTCAAAGTAACCGAAAGCAATAACATAAAAAGATGA